One region of Bactrocera neohumeralis isolate Rockhampton chromosome 5, APGP_CSIRO_Bneo_wtdbg2-racon-allhic-juicebox.fasta_v2, whole genome shotgun sequence genomic DNA includes:
- the LOC126758695 gene encoding histone H3.3A: MARTKQTARKSTGGKAPRKQLATKAARKSAPSTGGVKKPHRYRPGTVALREIRRYQKSTELLIRKLPFQRLVREIAQDFKTDLRFQSAAIGALQEASEAYLVGLFEDTNLCAIHAKRVTIMPKDIQLARRIRGERA; the protein is encoded by the exons aTGGCTCGTACTAAGCAAACTGCACGTAAATCTACCGGTGGAAAAGCTCCACGCAAGCAACTTGCTACAAAGGCAGCCCGTAAATCCGCCCCCTCAACTGGCGGCGTTAAGAAACCTCACCGCTATCGCCCGGGAACAGTAGCCTTACGCGAAATTCGCCGTTATCAAAAATCCACTGAATTGCTTATTAGAAAATTGCCATTTCAGCGCTTGGTCCGAGAAATCGCTCAAGATTTCAAAACTGATTTGCGTTTCCAATCAGCTGCCATAGGCGCCTTACAG GAAGCATCTGAGGCATATCTTGTCGGTCTTTTCGAGGACACTAACTTATGCGCAATTCATGCCAAACGTGTAACTATTATGCCGAAGGACATTCAATTGGCTCGTCGAATCAGAGGAGAGCGCGCTTAA
- the LOC126758694 gene encoding L-xylulose reductase, with protein sequence MLASLESKVIVVTGAGQGIGRALCQHLAAAGAKVIALSKSVEKLEELKNICSTVETIPVDLRNWQNTRDILSKLPQIDGLVNNAGVAIIKPFTELTEQDFDDTFDINIKAIFNVTQTLLPKLKKGSSVVMTSSLAASRSFHGHAVYSATKAAVDSLTRSLALELGPKQIRVNSINPTVVLTQMGRENWSNEEKSGPLLAHIPLNRFCEVQEVVDGIVYLLSSNSSFVNGHQLNLEGGYSVS encoded by the exons ATGTTGGCAAGTTTGGAAAGCAAAGTCATTGTAGTAACAGGAGCTGGTCAAG GAATTGGTAGAGCTTTATGCCAGCATTTGGCAGCAGCAGGCGCTAAAGTGATTGCGCTTTCAAAGTCGGTGGAAAAATTAGAGgagcttaaaaatatatgttcaaCTGTGGAAACCATACCAGTAGATCTTAGAAATTGGCAGAATACACGGGATATTCTATCGAAACTCCCACAAATTGATGGTTTGGTGAACAATGCTGGCGTAGCAATAATCAAACCTTTCACTGAATTGACAGAACAGGATTTTGATga CACATTTGATATTAACATCAAGGCAATTTTCAACGTTACCCAAACACTTTTGCCGAAGCTCAAAAAAGGATCGAGTGTAGTGATGACATCCTCATTAGCTGCTTCTCGATCATTTCACGGTCATGCTGTATACAGTGCTACTAAAGCTGCTGTCGACTCATTGACACGTTCATTAGCCTTAGAGCTTGGACCCAAGCAAATACGAGTAAATTCCATTAATCCTACAGTAGTGCTAACACAAATGGGACGTGAAAATTGGAGTAATGAAGAAAAATCGGGTCCGCTTTTAGCACATATACCTCTCAATCGCTTTTGCGAGGTGCAAGAAGTAGTCGATGGAATAGTCTACTTGTTAAGTAGTAACTCAAGTTTTGTAAATGGACATCAGTTAAACTTAGAGGGAGGTTATTCGGTGTCTTAA